The Chitinophagales bacterium genome segment ACATAAAGTCTGAAAAATAATTTCACATTCCATAATGTTCCCCCACCTGAAAAGGAGGGGAAAAAGGGGTGGTTTTATAAAAGTATGTGAAATTATTTTTTAGATACAATATAAATAAAAATGAAAAATCATAAACATACCTACGACAAAGACGGCAACATAACTTGCTGTACATTGGAAGAAAAAATCTATAATACGCCAATTCATACGCATGATGACGGACACAACCACGACCATGCACACAATGCCGAAAACGGTATGTTGAAACTGTTTTTGCCGAGTATTATTTCATTGGTGCTTTTGCTCTCTGCTATTTTGTTAGATAATTTTTGGCAGCCGCCTTGGTTTTCTAATTGGATAAGAGTTTTATGGTATCTCATAGCATATATTCCTGTAGGATTGCCGGTACTTAAAGAAGCCGTGGAAAGTATTGGCAAAGGACAGTTTTTTTCCGAGTTTTTCTTAATGAGTATTGCTACCATTGGTGCATTTGCCATAGGCGAATATCCGGAAGGTGTTGCCGTTATGTTGTTTTATGCCGTAGGCGAAGTTTTTCAAACATTGGCAGTTTCTAAAGCAAAAGCAAATATAAAATCTTTGTTAGACCAAAGACCGGATGAAGCAACTGTTTTAAGAGATAATTTACCGATTAAAATTAAAGCCGAAACGGTGGCTGTTGGCGATATTATTCAACTAAAACCTGGCGAAAAATTGGCTTTAGACGGATTGCTTATTTCTGAAACTGCCGCTTTTAATACAGCAGCTTTAACCGGAGAAAGCAAACCCGATACTAAAATGAAAGGCGATAATGTATTGGCAGGAATGATTAACTTAAATACCGTTAGCCAAGTAAAAGTTACTACAGCTTATACAGACAGCAAATTGAGTAAAATTTTAGAACTGGTACAAAATGCAACGGCACAAAAAGCGCCAACAGAGTTGTTTATCAGAAAATTTGCCAAAATTTACACACCTATTGTAGTGCTATTAGCCGTTTTAATTTGTTTTTTGCCTTATTTATGGATAGAAAATTATGTATTTAAAGATTGGCTGTACCGAGCTTTGATATTCTTGGTTATTTCTTGTCCGTGTGCTTTGGTTATCAGTATTCCATTAGGATATTTTGGCGGTATAGGTGCTGCCAGCCGAAATGGAATTTTAATAAAAGGCAGTAATTTCTTAGATACTTTGGCTACCATTAAAAATGTAGTGATGGACAAAACAGGCACACTTACAGAAGGCGTGTTTAAAGTGCAAGAAGTTAAGTTTTTAGAAACCGTAGATGAAAATAAAATTTTACAATTGGTAAACGCACTTGAAAGCCATAGCACACATCCGGTAGCTACTGCTATTCATCAGTATGTTGGCGTAGTTGATACCAATATACAACTTAAAAATATAGAAGAAATAGCAGGACACGGCTTAAGAGCAGAAACAGAAGATACAATATTATTGGTTGGCAATTTTAAACTGTTAGACAAGTATAATATTCAGTATAATATTGATTTAAGCACCATAGTTTATACGGTTATTGCTATAGCTTACAATAAAAAATTTGTAGGATATATTACCATAGCCGATGAAATAAAAAAAGATGCAAAAGCAAGCATACAAAATTTAAAAGCCATAAATGTTGAGCCAACAATGCTTAGTGGCGATAAAAATTCGGTGGTACAGTTTGTAGCCAATCAATTAGGTATAAATAATGCTTATGGAGATTTACTGCCGGAAGATAAGGTAAACAAAGTAAAAGCCATTAAAGCCAAAAATGAAACGGTAGCTTTTGCGGGCGATGGCGTAAACGATGCTCCGGTAGTAGCACTTAGCGATGTAGGTATAGCCATGGGTGGTTTGGGCAGCGATGCCACTATAGAAACAGCAGATATAGTAATACAAGACGACAAGCCGAGCAAAATACCTATGGCAATAAATATTGGTAAAGCAACTAAAAAAATAGTTTGGCAAAATATAACAATGGCATTTGTAGTAAAAGCTATTGTTTTAATATTGGGTGCAGGCGGATTGGCAACTATGTGGGAAGCTGTTTTTGCAGATGTAGGCGTTGCACTATTAGCCATACTCAATGCTGTAAGAATACAAAGAATGAAATTTAATATGTAACGTAAGAATTAGTCTAAACAAGAATTATTTGTAGTTTTGCCTATGAACAAGGAATATTTACGCAAGTTTTTGCGTTATTACCAAACAAAATTTTAAAATTATGAACAGTAAAAATTTAATAGTAAAAGGGTTTATTATGTTGGTGATAGTTTTATCTCTTGCTTCTTGTAGCAAAGATGACAATAATACTGACCAAGAAACTATAAACCAGATAGAAGACAGAGTAGAAAGTGGTACATGGCGTATTACAAAATTTATTGACTCGGGAGATGATGAAACCAGCAATTTTTCAGGTTATAATTTCACATTCAATAGCTCAGGAACATTAAATGCCAATAATGGCTCAAACGACTATAATGGCACTTGGAGTGTTACGGATAGCAACAGTAGCGATGATGATGACAGTTTTGACGATTTAGATTTCAATATCTTTTTTAACCTTACCAATAATTTTGAAGACTTAAATGACGATTGGGATATTTTATCTCACACTGCTTCTAAAATAGAGTTAAAAGACGTAAGCGGTGGTAACGGTGGAACAGATTACTTAACTTTTGAAAAAAATTAAAAAAAGTTGAGTGCAGAACAAACTGCCATACGAACAACTTACATTAGTATATTAGGAAATGCCAGCTTAGCTTTAATAAAAGCCTTAGCTGGCTTTTTTGGCAATTCTTTTGCCCTTATAGCAGATGCTATAGAATCTACGTCCGATATTTTTTCGTCTGTATTTGTATTACTTGGGTTTAAGTATGCAGAAAGACCTCCAGACGAAAATCATCCTTATGGACATGGCAAAATAGAACCTTTAATTACTTTTATTGTAGTAGCTTTTTTGGTTATTTCAGCATCGGTTATCGCTTATGAAAGCGTACAAAATATACGCACTCCTCACGAAGCTCCAAAAGCATGGACACTTATTATTTTAGGAACTATTATACTTTGGAAAGAGCTATCTTACCGTTTTGTAATAAAGAAAAGCAAAGAAACAAATAGCACTTCTTTAAAAGCAGATGCGTGGCACCATAGAAGCGATGCCATAACCTCTTTAATGGCATTTGTAGGTATTTCTATTGCTTTATTGTTTGGAAAAGGTTTTGAAAGTGCCGATGATTGGGCGGCATTATTTGCTTCGGGGTTTATTTTATACAATTGCTACCTAATTTTTAGACCCGCATTAGGCGAAATAATGGACGAACATCTTTATGATGATTTAATAGAAGAAATTAGAGAAAAATCTATGGAGATAGAAGGTGTTTTAGAAACAGAAAAATGTTTTGTTAGAAAACACGGCATGAGATATTTTGTTGATTTACACTTAGTTGTAAATGGAAATATACCTGTTAAAGAAGGACATAAAATTGGTCATGACGTGCAAGAACACTTAATAAAATCTATTGATAATTTAGAAAATGTACTGGTGCATATAGAGCCCGATAGTTTTGATTAGAGTTAACTTTTCTTTTAACTAATATTTGTTATTTAAAATTTGTAACTTCCCATTTAGTTACTAAGTTTGTATTAATCCTAAGTGTGTATATGTTTACTTGTATTATTATTGATGATGAATTACATTGCAGAGAAAGACTTTTGGCTTTGCTTGAAAGTAATGGCAGTTTTGAAATAGAAGGAGTGGCAACCAATGTGAAAGAAGGAATTAAACTATTAGACAATATTACCCCAGATATATTGTTTTTAGATGTAGAAATGCCCGAAGGAACAGGCTTTGATGTGCTGGAAAGAAAGAAAAACGAGCTAAAAAATACTAAAGTAATATTTACCACTGCTTATGATAAATATGCAGTAAAAGCCATAAAAAACAGTGCATTTGATTATTTGCTAAAACCCATTAATGAAGAAGCACTCAATGAAGTTTTATTAAAATTAAATCAAAACGAGCAAGTACATACCAAACAAATAGACAATCTTATTGATAGTTTACATTCTAAAAAATTTGAAAAACTGGTTATAAACACCGTTAATTCTTTTGAAATTATTAACAAAGAAGAAATTGTTTTGTGCGAGTCAGATACTAGCTATAGCTATATTGTATTAGATAATAATTCTAAAATAATAACCAGTATTAACATGAAAAAACTAAATGAACTTATAGATAATCCTAATTTTTTTAGAGTGCACAATTCATACATCATTAACCTTTATAAAATAAAATCAGTAGATAAAAAAGGAGAAATAATTATGAATAATGGTTCTATAGTGCCCATTTCAAGAAGAAAGAAAGATGAGTTTTATAAGAAAATAGGAATTTTGTAAAAAGAAATATTTGATTCCCGTATCTTTATTTTAGCCAAAATCCTAAAATGTCAAAAAACAATATTGAAATATTAAAAAACAAGTTAATTGTAGCTACTGATTTTAGAGAAATTCAAGAAACTAAGCTACTACTTGCCAAGTTATTAATTTTAAGTAATGTTGAAGAGGCATTAGTATTATGTAATGAAATTATAAGTGTAACAGAGCACCAAAAGGAATATCACGATTTATTTTATAAAGCAAATGCTATTTTA includes the following:
- a CDS encoding response regulator yields the protein MFTCIIIDDELHCRERLLALLESNGSFEIEGVATNVKEGIKLLDNITPDILFLDVEMPEGTGFDVLERKKNELKNTKVIFTTAYDKYAVKAIKNSAFDYLLKPINEEALNEVLLKLNQNEQVHTKQIDNLIDSLHSKKFEKLVINTVNSFEIINKEEIVLCESDTSYSYIVLDNNSKIITSINMKKLNELIDNPNFFRVHNSYIINLYKIKSVDKKGEIIMNNGSIVPISRRKKDEFYKKIGIL
- the cadA gene encoding cadmium-translocating P-type ATPase, whose protein sequence is MKNHKHTYDKDGNITCCTLEEKIYNTPIHTHDDGHNHDHAHNAENGMLKLFLPSIISLVLLLSAILLDNFWQPPWFSNWIRVLWYLIAYIPVGLPVLKEAVESIGKGQFFSEFFLMSIATIGAFAIGEYPEGVAVMLFYAVGEVFQTLAVSKAKANIKSLLDQRPDEATVLRDNLPIKIKAETVAVGDIIQLKPGEKLALDGLLISETAAFNTAALTGESKPDTKMKGDNVLAGMINLNTVSQVKVTTAYTDSKLSKILELVQNATAQKAPTELFIRKFAKIYTPIVVLLAVLICFLPYLWIENYVFKDWLYRALIFLVISCPCALVISIPLGYFGGIGAASRNGILIKGSNFLDTLATIKNVVMDKTGTLTEGVFKVQEVKFLETVDENKILQLVNALESHSTHPVATAIHQYVGVVDTNIQLKNIEEIAGHGLRAETEDTILLVGNFKLLDKYNIQYNIDLSTIVYTVIAIAYNKKFVGYITIADEIKKDAKASIQNLKAINVEPTMLSGDKNSVVQFVANQLGINNAYGDLLPEDKVNKVKAIKAKNETVAFAGDGVNDAPVVALSDVGIAMGGLGSDATIETADIVIQDDKPSKIPMAINIGKATKKIVWQNITMAFVVKAIVLILGAGGLATMWEAVFADVGVALLAILNAVRIQRMKFNM
- a CDS encoding cation transporter, producing MSAEQTAIRTTYISILGNASLALIKALAGFFGNSFALIADAIESTSDIFSSVFVLLGFKYAERPPDENHPYGHGKIEPLITFIVVAFLVISASVIAYESVQNIRTPHEAPKAWTLIILGTIILWKELSYRFVIKKSKETNSTSLKADAWHHRSDAITSLMAFVGISIALLFGKGFESADDWAALFASGFILYNCYLIFRPALGEIMDEHLYDDLIEEIREKSMEIEGVLETEKCFVRKHGMRYFVDLHLVVNGNIPVKEGHKIGHDVQEHLIKSIDNLENVLVHIEPDSFD